From Granulicella sp. WH15, the proteins below share one genomic window:
- a CDS encoding S9 family peptidase, giving the protein MASIAARLVRISAFALLLAALPGVAQSAKRPITTQDIFSFRWIGDAQLSPDGSRAVFVEATVNADKSGYETSLWIVPTDGSAAPTRLTQGPHDAQPAWSPDGSTLAFTRSADPAVKGGRPSPSQIFLLPLTGGEAHAITSLARGASSPRWSPDGKHLAFSSTTIPDEPTEPKKGERVSDVKVITQVHFQENGAGFIDFKHPGHLWVIDAAPDAKPVQLTRGQYTESDPIWSKDSAQLYFVSEHVADPAFTSPHNTVYELPIATPTAEPRVVSALKIAAHGLSLSPDGRTLAFVSTEEEPINSYTQPDLFTLDVSTANATPRNLTTKYDFDIGSGVAGDNTAPRGAGPSPAIWAADGSSLLVLTGREGSANLVRIDAKTGAVTEVSHGQQAVNGFTARPDWNTPGGKILALISTPVNIGDLFTVASGKQSQITHVNQALFSQLDLPMPVEVRYKSFDGRQIQAWVQRPPNFDAGKKYPMILNIHGGPHSAYGWVFDHEFQTMAARGYVVLYPNPRGSTTYGQEFGNVIQHKYPGDDFKDLMAGVDEVIKQGYVDPERLGVTGGSGGGLLTDWTVTQTQRFKAAVAQRDIADWTAWWYADDFTLFQPTWFRGAPFEFPEDFREHSPITYVKNVTTPMLFILGESDTRTPPTSGGEMMYRALKYRHINTVQVRFPRENHELSRSGEPWHRLERLEHIMGWMDKYLMGANKPEYGDAQ; this is encoded by the coding sequence ATGGCCTCCATTGCTGCTCGTCTGGTTCGCATCTCTGCCTTCGCGCTCCTGCTCGCCGCCCTGCCCGGTGTGGCCCAATCGGCCAAGCGCCCCATCACCACCCAGGACATCTTCTCCTTCCGCTGGATCGGCGACGCCCAGCTCTCGCCCGACGGCAGCCGCGCTGTCTTCGTCGAGGCTACCGTCAACGCCGATAAATCCGGCTACGAGACCTCGCTCTGGATCGTCCCGACCGACGGCAGCGCCGCGCCCACGCGCCTGACGCAGGGGCCGCACGACGCCCAGCCCGCCTGGTCGCCCGACGGTTCCACACTGGCCTTCACCCGCTCCGCCGACCCGGCGGTCAAGGGCGGACGCCCCTCGCCCTCTCAGATCTTCCTGCTGCCGCTCACCGGCGGCGAGGCCCACGCCATCACCTCCCTCGCGCGCGGAGCCTCCAGCCCGCGCTGGTCGCCCGACGGCAAGCACCTCGCCTTCTCCTCCACCACCATTCCGGACGAGCCGACCGAGCCGAAGAAGGGCGAGCGCGTCTCCGACGTCAAGGTCATCACCCAGGTCCACTTTCAGGAGAACGGCGCGGGCTTCATCGACTTCAAGCACCCCGGCCACCTGTGGGTGATCGACGCGGCTCCCGACGCCAAGCCCGTGCAGCTCACCCGCGGCCAGTACACCGAGTCCGACCCCATCTGGTCGAAGGACTCCGCCCAGCTCTACTTCGTCTCCGAGCATGTGGCCGACCCGGCCTTCACCTCGCCCCACAACACCGTCTACGAGCTGCCCATCGCGACGCCCACGGCTGAGCCTCGCGTGGTCTCCGCGCTCAAGATCGCCGCGCACGGCCTCTCGCTCTCGCCCGATGGCCGCACTCTGGCCTTCGTCTCCACCGAGGAGGAGCCGATCAACTCCTACACCCAGCCGGACCTGTTCACGCTGGACGTCTCCACCGCCAACGCCACCCCGCGCAACCTGACCACGAAGTATGACTTCGACATCGGCTCGGGCGTCGCGGGCGACAACACCGCACCGCGCGGTGCTGGCCCGTCGCCCGCCATCTGGGCTGCCGATGGCTCTTCCCTGCTCGTGCTCACGGGCCGCGAAGGCTCTGCCAACCTTGTCCGCATCGACGCCAAGACCGGCGCGGTCACCGAGGTCTCGCACGGCCAGCAGGCCGTCAACGGCTTCACCGCCCGCCCCGACTGGAACACCCCCGGCGGCAAGATCCTCGCGCTCATCTCCACTCCGGTCAACATCGGCGACCTCTTCACCGTCGCCTCGGGCAAGCAGTCGCAGATCACCCACGTCAACCAGGCGCTCTTCTCGCAGCTCGACCTGCCCATGCCCGTGGAGGTCCGGTACAAGTCCTTCGATGGCCGCCAGATTCAGGCGTGGGTCCAGAGGCCGCCGAACTTCGACGCCGGCAAGAAGTACCCCATGATCCTCAACATCCACGGCGGCCCGCACTCGGCCTACGGATGGGTCTTCGACCACGAGTTCCAGACGATGGCGGCGCGCGGCTACGTGGTGCTGTATCCCAACCCGCGCGGCTCCACCACCTACGGGCAGGAGTTCGGCAACGTTATCCAGCACAAGTACCCTGGCGACGACTTCAAGGACCTGATGGCGGGCGTCGATGAGGTCATCAAGCAGGGCTACGTCGATCCCGAGCGGCTCGGTGTCACCGGTGGCTCGGGCGGCGGGCTGCTCACCGACTGGACCGTTACCCAGACCCAACGGTTCAAGGCAGCGGTCGCCCAGCGCGATATCGCCGACTGGACCGCCTGGTGGTACGCGGACGACTTCACGCTCTTCCAGCCCACCTGGTTCCGGGGCGCGCCCTTCGAGTTCCCGGAGGACTTCCGCGAGCACTCTCCCATCACCTACGTCAAGAACGTGACGACGCCGATGCTCTTCATTCTCGGCGAGTCCGACACCCGCACCCCGCCCACCTCGGGCGGCGAGATGATGTACCGCGCGCTCAAGTACCGCCACATCAATACGGTGCAGGTCCGCTTCCCGCGGGAGAACCACGAGCTATCCCGCAGCGGCGAACCCTGGCACCGGTTGGAGAGGCTGGAGCACATCATGGGCTGGATGGATAAGTACCTGATGGGCGCAAACAAACCCGAGTACGGCGACGCTCAGTAG
- the rodA gene encoding rod shape-determining protein RodA: MQRSSSYRDFDWMLLGFVLLLSLVSVLEIRSATAMTKFHGFDHKQLGFLAIGLVLMFLMSLVDYHNLLEIAPWAYGVGIVALVAVRLVGTKVLGARRWIRFPGGIHFQPSEWMKLVLILCVARYFWGLVGKQLTWGDIFKAFALVGVPMLMVLKQPDLGTALTYAPVLVAGLFLGGIQWRQAAILILVFGLAGVAVLKSGKVLKPYQVQRLTSFMNPDDDPRGSGYQIRQSLIAVGSGGLWGKGANKGTQTQGDFLPIPYTDFIFAALCEEHGFLGAIVVLLLYFLILMRLIQNAQTAGDVPGSFLIMGVVAVILFQIAVNVGMVVGMMPVTGIPLPLLSYGGSSVLFTFLSLGIVMNIRMRRFVN; this comes from the coding sequence ATGCAGCGTTCTTCCTCATATCGCGATTTCGACTGGATGTTGCTGGGCTTTGTGCTGCTGCTCTCGCTGGTCAGCGTGCTGGAGATCCGCTCGGCTACGGCAATGACGAAGTTCCACGGCTTCGACCACAAACAACTGGGATTTCTGGCCATCGGGCTGGTGTTGATGTTCCTGATGTCGCTGGTGGACTACCACAACCTGCTCGAGATCGCGCCGTGGGCGTACGGCGTGGGCATCGTCGCGCTGGTGGCGGTGCGGCTGGTGGGGACCAAGGTGCTGGGCGCGCGGCGTTGGATACGGTTTCCGGGCGGCATCCACTTTCAGCCGTCGGAGTGGATGAAGCTGGTGCTGATCCTCTGCGTCGCCCGATACTTCTGGGGATTGGTGGGCAAACAGCTTACCTGGGGAGATATCTTCAAGGCGTTCGCGCTGGTCGGCGTGCCCATGCTGATGGTGCTGAAGCAGCCGGACCTGGGCACCGCGCTGACGTATGCGCCGGTGCTGGTGGCGGGGCTGTTTCTGGGCGGCATCCAATGGCGACAGGCGGCGATCCTGATTCTGGTCTTCGGGCTGGCGGGCGTGGCCGTGCTGAAGTCGGGCAAGGTGCTGAAGCCGTATCAGGTCCAGCGGCTCACCTCGTTTATGAACCCCGATGATGACCCCAGAGGCTCGGGATACCAGATCCGGCAGTCGCTGATCGCGGTGGGGTCGGGCGGGCTGTGGGGCAAGGGTGCGAACAAGGGGACGCAGACGCAGGGGGATTTCCTGCCGATTCCGTATACCGACTTCATCTTCGCGGCGCTGTGCGAGGAGCATGGGTTTCTGGGCGCGATTGTGGTGTTGCTGCTCTACTTCTTGATCCTGATGAGGCTGATCCAGAACGCGCAGACGGCGGGGGATGTGCCGGGGAGCTTCCTGATTATGGGGGTGGTGGCGGTGATTCTCTTCCAGATCGCGGTGAACGTGGGGATGGTGGTGGGGATGATGCCGGTGACGGGGATTCCGCTGCCGTTGCTGAGCTACGGCGGCTCGTCGGTGCTGTTTACGTTTCTGTCGCTGGGTATCGTAATGAACATCCGTATGCGTCGGTTTGTGAATTAA
- the mreC gene encoding rod shape-determining protein MreC: MESFFIRFKNALVLIAILLVQTIALAVQVRRPVDPMRPDASQVRLIRLWTLAVITPFERAATGIGHAVRYGWSDYVNMRKVLREDHELRERLAQFQVQQGAIAEDAIEGQRLKKLLGFQQQYVVKTLPAQVIGTSGTEQSRLLVLDKGEADGLKPDMAVITPDGVVGKIRDVFPHTSQLLLINDQTAGAGVVLESTRVRAVLHGTATGKVVISNLTADERIKPGELVVTSGGDQVFPRGLAVGKIASIEPDRDHQPYTTITLTTAANLFQLDEVLVITGLGSSLPALVQQQLAAEEGMHAADVSAERLPRLHEDQPASAAAPTADGKTPDATAVPAENSKDLVPKPKPVVHPDRYSPGAAPPAAELTPGGSTGMALPEVPVVKAPAVKKQAPHDEDVATPPPAI; the protein is encoded by the coding sequence ATGGAATCGTTTTTCATCCGATTTAAAAACGCTCTCGTCCTGATCGCGATCCTGCTGGTGCAGACGATTGCGCTGGCGGTGCAGGTGCGTCGTCCCGTGGACCCGATGCGGCCGGATGCGAGCCAGGTGAGGCTGATCCGGTTGTGGACGCTGGCGGTGATTACTCCCTTTGAGCGGGCGGCGACGGGGATCGGCCACGCGGTGCGGTACGGCTGGTCGGACTACGTGAACATGCGCAAGGTGCTGCGCGAGGACCACGAGCTGAGGGAGCGGCTGGCGCAGTTTCAGGTGCAGCAGGGGGCCATCGCGGAGGACGCGATCGAGGGCCAGCGGCTGAAGAAGCTGCTCGGATTTCAGCAGCAGTATGTGGTCAAGACGCTGCCCGCGCAGGTCATCGGAACGTCGGGCACAGAGCAGTCGCGGCTGCTGGTGCTGGACAAGGGCGAGGCAGACGGGCTGAAGCCGGACATGGCCGTGATTACGCCGGACGGCGTCGTGGGCAAGATCCGCGATGTCTTTCCGCACACCTCGCAGCTGCTGCTCATCAACGACCAGACGGCCGGGGCCGGGGTAGTGCTGGAGTCGACGCGGGTGCGCGCGGTGCTGCACGGCACGGCGACGGGCAAGGTGGTCATCAGCAACCTGACCGCCGATGAGCGGATCAAGCCGGGCGAGCTGGTGGTGACCTCGGGCGGCGACCAGGTCTTTCCGCGCGGGCTGGCCGTGGGCAAGATCGCCTCCATCGAGCCGGACCGCGACCACCAGCCATACACGACGATCACGCTGACGACGGCGGCGAACCTCTTCCAACTGGATGAAGTGCTGGTGATTACGGGGCTGGGATCGAGCCTGCCCGCATTGGTGCAGCAGCAACTGGCCGCTGAAGAGGGGATGCACGCGGCGGATGTGAGCGCCGAGCGCCTGCCCCGGCTGCATGAAGATCAGCCAGCTTCGGCTGCTGCTCCAACTGCTGACGGAAAGACGCCCGATGCTACGGCTGTGCCTGCGGAGAACTCGAAGGACCTGGTGCCGAAGCCGAAGCCGGTGGTGCATCCGGATAGGTACTCGCCGGGAGCGGCTCCGCCGGCCGCGGAGCTGACGCCGGGAGGAAGCACGGGGATGGCGCTGCCGGAGGTTCCGGTGGTGAAGGCTCCGGCGGTGAAGAAGCAGGCTCCACACGACGAGGATGTTGCTACTCCACCGCCTGCGATTTAA
- the mreD gene encoding rod shape-determining protein MreD, with amino-acid sequence MLNRSYTSRRELDEYSFSPIVAVAVPLVLLLLQAFLPKMFPRLLILDLPLIAVIFFSVSRRSPIAGALTGATIGLLQDALSGGYLGVNGMAKSVIGFAAASIGVQVDVENLATRAVMNFVLGLIQSVLLFAINRYLEGLSGVRFLWLHELVRAAINTAVAIPLFALLDRFKVRD; translated from the coding sequence ATGCTGAACCGCAGTTACACCTCGCGCCGAGAGCTGGATGAGTACAGCTTCAGCCCCATCGTGGCTGTGGCGGTGCCGCTGGTGCTGCTGCTGTTGCAGGCGTTTCTGCCCAAGATGTTTCCGCGCCTGCTGATCCTCGATCTGCCGTTGATCGCGGTGATCTTCTTCAGCGTCTCGCGCCGCTCTCCTATCGCGGGCGCGCTGACGGGGGCCACCATCGGCCTTTTGCAGGACGCGCTCTCGGGCGGCTACCTGGGCGTGAACGGCATGGCCAAGTCGGTGATCGGCTTCGCGGCGGCGAGCATCGGCGTGCAGGTGGACGTCGAGAACCTGGCCACGCGGGCGGTGATGAACTTCGTGCTGGGCCTCATCCAGTCGGTGCTGCTGTTCGCCATCAACCGCTACCTGGAGGGGCTGAGCGGGGTGCGGTTCCTGTGGCTGCACGAGCTGGTGCGGGCGGCCATCAATACGGCGGTGGCGATTCCGCTCTTCGCGTTGCTGGATCGGTTCAAGGTGAGAGATTGA
- the mrdA gene encoding penicillin-binding protein 2, which translates to MNFKIDRATLLGREEKLSPTKLHASQYLVVLILVALVAGLWRLQVLGADGWRSLAEANRIRKVPVLAPRGRLFDREGRLIVDNYPSTTCFLLREQVTNAGADLPMIAAALHLPVEQIEATIKRYQASPKYQPIPLKADITPDEQAFIEAHRNELPELETLDQQRRLYPKDGFAAHLIGYVGEISENDLNQSRYAFYEPGDVVGKSGVEATYDAVLRGVDGSRDVIVNSHGKEVGNLGQELAKPGQDLKLTIDLDIQRAAEQALEGKTGAIVAMDPHTGEILAMVSRPTFDPNQFSVRLTHSYWTSILENPDHPLLNKAIQAQLAPGSTFKIIMSVAGLQEGVAQDMHVQCNGGASFFGHFFACDAHHGAVNIHNAIPFSCDTFYYTLANRLGIDKIAEYAHALGLSQRTGIDLPDEVTGVMPSTAWALKDYHRKWFAGETISVGIGQGAVAATPIQMARALGGIASGGVLHRPHVVIAGQVSADQESAIEQTFPGSGEKKIPLSTENWQTITDGMAAVTSGGGTAAAAHLEGIDFAGKTGTAQVVGHDSALHGHNTLPNAWFVGMAPRRNPDIVVAVVWEHGNWGNNSAKLASQVIDAFVTKQRRLNHNLIADAPKPVAPPKVDKEPTN; encoded by the coding sequence ATGAACTTCAAGATCGACAGGGCGACGCTGCTGGGACGGGAGGAGAAGCTCTCGCCGACGAAGCTGCACGCCAGCCAGTACCTTGTGGTGCTGATCCTGGTGGCGCTGGTGGCGGGTCTGTGGCGGTTGCAGGTGCTGGGGGCTGATGGCTGGCGGTCGCTGGCCGAGGCGAACCGCATTCGCAAGGTGCCGGTGCTGGCTCCGCGAGGCCGTCTGTTTGATCGAGAAGGCCGTCTGATCGTCGATAACTACCCTTCGACCACCTGCTTTCTGCTGCGAGAGCAGGTGACCAACGCGGGTGCCGACCTGCCCATGATCGCCGCCGCGCTGCACCTGCCGGTCGAGCAGATCGAGGCGACGATCAAACGCTATCAGGCCTCGCCGAAGTACCAGCCGATTCCGCTGAAGGCCGATATTACCCCGGATGAGCAGGCGTTCATCGAGGCGCACCGCAACGAGCTGCCCGAGCTGGAGACGCTGGACCAGCAGCGGCGGCTGTACCCGAAGGACGGCTTCGCCGCGCACCTGATCGGGTACGTCGGCGAGATCAGCGAGAACGACCTGAACCAGTCGAGGTATGCGTTCTACGAGCCCGGCGACGTAGTGGGCAAGTCGGGCGTCGAGGCCACGTACGACGCGGTGCTGCGCGGCGTGGACGGCTCGCGCGACGTGATCGTGAACTCGCACGGCAAGGAGGTCGGCAACCTGGGGCAGGAGCTGGCCAAGCCCGGACAGGACCTGAAGCTGACGATCGACCTCGACATCCAGCGGGCGGCGGAGCAGGCGCTCGAGGGCAAGACGGGCGCGATTGTAGCCATGGACCCGCACACGGGCGAGATCCTGGCGATGGTCTCGCGGCCCACCTTCGACCCCAACCAGTTCAGCGTGCGGCTGACGCACAGCTACTGGACGAGCATCCTCGAGAACCCGGATCATCCGCTGCTGAACAAGGCGATTCAGGCACAGCTCGCGCCGGGCAGCACGTTCAAGATCATCATGTCGGTGGCGGGTTTGCAGGAGGGCGTGGCGCAGGATATGCACGTGCAGTGCAACGGCGGAGCCTCGTTCTTCGGTCACTTCTTCGCGTGCGACGCGCACCACGGCGCGGTCAATATTCACAACGCGATTCCGTTCTCGTGCGACACCTTCTACTACACGCTGGCCAACCGGCTGGGGATCGACAAGATCGCCGAGTACGCGCACGCGCTGGGACTGTCGCAGCGGACGGGGATCGACCTGCCGGATGAGGTAACCGGCGTGATGCCCTCGACCGCATGGGCGCTGAAGGACTATCACCGCAAGTGGTTTGCGGGCGAGACGATCTCGGTCGGGATCGGGCAGGGCGCGGTGGCGGCGACGCCGATCCAGATGGCGCGGGCGCTGGGCGGCATCGCCTCGGGCGGCGTGCTGCACCGGCCTCATGTGGTGATCGCGGGGCAGGTGAGCGCGGATCAGGAGTCGGCGATTGAGCAGACGTTCCCGGGGTCGGGCGAGAAGAAGATTCCTCTCTCAACGGAGAACTGGCAGACGATCACCGACGGCATGGCGGCGGTGACGAGTGGCGGCGGTACGGCGGCGGCGGCGCATCTCGAGGGGATCGACTTTGCCGGGAAGACCGGCACGGCGCAGGTGGTGGGGCACGATTCGGCGCTGCACGGGCACAACACGCTGCCGAATGCGTGGTTTGTGGGGATGGCTCCGCGGCGCAACCCGGATATTGTGGTGGCGGTGGTGTGGGAGCACGGCAACTGGGGGAACAACTCGGCCAAGCTGGCGTCGCAGGTGATTGATGCGTTTGTGACCAAGCAACGGCGGTTGAACCATAACCTGATCGCCGATGCGCCGAAGCCGGTTGCTCCGCCGAAGGTGGACAAAGAACCGACCAACTAG
- a CDS encoding Rne/Rng family ribonuclease — MSKEIYISSTPHETRLAIVENDALAEIYYERENEYSLAGSIYNGKVTRVLPGMQSSFVDIGLERDAFLYITDFMEEAGDSADFEANANSGDSRAPREAREGGQQREGRGDRGGRDRGRDRDRGDRTPERPAEPTDSDLFNAAVSSLDPARPVTSERGERSGSRRGGRNRGRDRDRNAGRDRNEAPRSDAPPVEATDEYFQPDVPTLHVAPLYGAPLVDSEAVGEGAPGADGSRRWRGRRGRRGGRGPGREDVNQGVSPVASTGEDSSYVDYDRLDIDASAPPPVVPIAPEPAPAQADAAFVRPERGGRDRGDRGGRDRGRGRGGDRGDRGFAPRGAEAGFDAPVYGREAEPEEPVGEPIILPGESLSKYRTGGDAPAPAAQVAPPPPPSTEFTLTGSWDGGTVLPGETIRRREPSAGGRNEGGRGDRNDRFERGGRGGRNDRRDRNDRNDRGFRDAAPVQQSVAAPVEAEPLAEASHAVEPVYSTFVAPPPIPEGYAPELPAAETVVSEPVAEVSEPVQAVEPVVEASAEPVAAQEEVIEQEYEPSEASVSYRVDPVPPREFRQSAPPVLEPEVAAEGTSLLEGAQSPVMEALPEIAVPAEYQGEPVGLAIPVVEDTHTETVEPVQLTSISETGEMHSEPPFDGATAVVEELPAQDLPEPTSPIYHEAAVVDSFQPQPAAVVPTHFEPGTGLLEEEELVEEDELPTLHGSAVDEEETEQEETLEGAADLGSMIREMSIDQITRTAPEDEEEEDDFEDFLEEDQDYTLEEGEEIEELDENSSDLDAENAAFANDEDFTREFAQTEGFTEAPVDGAAPAAPGEGRREGRREGRRGDRGRRSGRSGRDRSLASDRSPSDRSSSERGPERSGERSSSDRGGSERSGGDRGRRDGRNGARSAQSTNLPAISDLLKPGQEILCQIAKEPIAKKGARITSHIALPGRFLVFMPTVNHTGVSRKIESDGERRRLKEILLSEKGEAAGGFIVRTAAAGASEEELRSDLRFLLNLWADIKARSESSKSPALIYHDLNLVERILRDQVTDTFSAIWVDTETEYERVLRFLQRFQPSLIRRVKLYTKETPLFEQFGITEEINKALRSKVWLKSGGSIVINQTEALVAIDINTGKYVGKTARLEDTIVKTNLDAIPEIVRQIRLRDLGGIIIIDFIDMDERKNRNKVMAALEEELKSDRAPSKVLQFNDFGLVAITRKRVKQSLERTLSTTCSICAGTGMVKSPVTVCNDIYIEMRKMHKHLDRGDVMLRVNPEVVKQLKAPGTKWLQEMEEMVGKTILVKSDPSLHPEQFDIH; from the coding sequence ATGTCGAAAGAAATTTATATCTCTTCTACGCCGCATGAGACGCGGCTTGCCATCGTCGAAAACGACGCCCTCGCCGAGATTTACTACGAGCGCGAGAACGAGTATTCGCTGGCCGGATCCATCTACAACGGCAAGGTAACGCGCGTGCTTCCGGGTATGCAGTCGTCCTTCGTGGACATTGGCCTGGAGCGCGATGCGTTCCTCTATATTACTGATTTCATGGAAGAAGCCGGTGATTCGGCGGACTTCGAAGCGAACGCGAACAGCGGCGACAGCCGCGCGCCGCGGGAGGCCCGCGAGGGCGGCCAGCAGCGCGAAGGACGCGGCGACCGTGGCGGGCGGGATCGTGGTCGCGACCGGGATCGTGGCGACAGGACTCCTGAGCGTCCGGCTGAGCCGACCGATTCGGACCTCTTCAATGCAGCCGTTTCTTCGCTCGATCCGGCGCGTCCGGTGACCTCGGAGCGCGGCGAGCGTTCGGGCAGCCGTCGCGGCGGCCGCAACCGTGGCCGGGATCGTGACCGCAACGCGGGACGGGATCGCAACGAGGCTCCGCGCAGCGATGCGCCTCCGGTTGAGGCTACCGACGAGTACTTCCAGCCGGATGTTCCCACCCTGCATGTAGCTCCGCTGTATGGCGCGCCGTTGGTCGATAGTGAGGCCGTGGGCGAAGGCGCTCCCGGAGCCGACGGCAGCCGCCGCTGGCGCGGGCGTCGTGGACGGCGCGGAGGCCGTGGGCCGGGACGTGAGGACGTGAACCAAGGTGTAAGCCCGGTAGCCTCGACCGGCGAAGATTCTTCTTACGTGGACTACGACCGGCTGGATATCGACGCGAGCGCGCCGCCGCCGGTGGTGCCGATTGCTCCCGAGCCTGCGCCTGCGCAGGCTGATGCGGCGTTTGTGCGGCCGGAGCGTGGCGGGCGGGATCGCGGCGACCGTGGTGGTCGCGACCGTGGCCGTGGACGTGGCGGCGACCGTGGGGATCGTGGCTTTGCTCCGCGTGGAGCCGAGGCTGGTTTTGACGCGCCCGTGTATGGCCGTGAGGCGGAGCCGGAGGAGCCGGTCGGCGAGCCGATCATTCTGCCGGGCGAGTCGCTCTCGAAGTACCGCACGGGCGGCGATGCGCCCGCTCCGGCGGCGCAGGTTGCACCTCCTCCTCCGCCTTCGACGGAGTTCACGCTGACCGGAAGCTGGGATGGTGGCACGGTGCTGCCGGGTGAGACAATCCGGCGTCGCGAGCCGAGCGCCGGGGGGCGGAACGAAGGTGGCCGTGGTGATCGGAATGATCGCTTCGAGCGCGGTGGACGCGGTGGACGGAACGACCGTCGGGATCGGAATGACAGGAACGACCGTGGCTTCCGGGATGCAGCTCCGGTGCAGCAGAGCGTCGCAGCGCCGGTCGAGGCTGAACCGCTCGCCGAGGCTTCCCATGCCGTCGAGCCGGTGTATAGCACGTTCGTCGCGCCGCCTCCGATTCCGGAGGGTTACGCTCCCGAACTGCCTGCGGCTGAGACGGTTGTGAGTGAGCCGGTTGCCGAGGTTTCTGAGCCGGTGCAGGCCGTTGAGCCTGTAGTTGAGGCCAGTGCGGAGCCGGTTGCTGCACAGGAAGAAGTTATTGAGCAGGAGTACGAGCCGAGCGAGGCTTCGGTCTCTTACCGGGTCGATCCGGTGCCGCCGCGCGAGTTCCGCCAGTCGGCCCCGCCGGTGCTGGAGCCGGAGGTTGCGGCTGAGGGCACGTCGCTCCTTGAGGGAGCGCAGTCTCCCGTGATGGAGGCCCTGCCCGAGATTGCGGTTCCGGCTGAGTATCAGGGCGAGCCGGTTGGGTTGGCGATTCCGGTCGTGGAGGATACGCATACAGAGACGGTCGAGCCGGTGCAGTTGACCAGCATCTCCGAGACCGGCGAGATGCATTCGGAGCCGCCGTTCGATGGCGCGACTGCTGTCGTCGAGGAGCTTCCTGCGCAGGATCTGCCCGAGCCGACGTCTCCGATCTACCACGAAGCTGCTGTAGTGGACTCCTTCCAGCCCCAACCTGCGGCAGTCGTGCCGACGCACTTCGAGCCGGGCACCGGACTGCTGGAGGAGGAGGAGCTGGTCGAAGAGGACGAGCTGCCGACTCTGCACGGCTCGGCCGTGGACGAAGAGGAGACCGAGCAGGAGGAGACGCTCGAAGGCGCGGCTGACCTGGGCTCGATGATTCGGGAGATGTCCATCGACCAGATCACGCGGACGGCTCCGGAGGATGAGGAAGAAGAGGACGACTTCGAGGACTTCCTCGAAGAGGATCAGGATTACACGCTCGAAGAGGGCGAGGAGATTGAGGAACTGGACGAGAACTCCTCGGACCTCGACGCGGAGAACGCGGCGTTCGCGAACGACGAGGACTTTACGCGTGAGTTCGCCCAGACTGAAGGCTTCACCGAGGCTCCTGTGGACGGCGCGGCTCCGGCTGCACCGGGCGAAGGCCGTCGTGAGGGTCGCAGGGAGGGCCGTCGCGGAGACCGTGGCCGCCGTTCGGGGCGCTCGGGACGGGATCGTTCGTTAGCCTCGGATCGTAGCCCGTCGGACCGCAGCTCTTCGGAGCGTGGTCCGGAGCGTTCGGGAGAGCGTTCCAGCTCGGATCGTGGCGGTTCAGAACGGAGTGGTGGTGATCGTGGCCGCCGGGATGGACGCAACGGCGCACGGTCGGCGCAGTCGACCAACCTGCCTGCCATCTCGGACCTGCTGAAGCCGGGTCAGGAGATTCTCTGCCAGATCGCCAAGGAGCCCATCGCCAAGAAGGGCGCTCGGATCACCTCGCACATCGCGCTGCCGGGGCGGTTCCTGGTGTTTATGCCGACCGTGAACCACACCGGCGTCTCGCGCAAGATCGAGTCTGACGGCGAGCGGCGGCGGCTGAAGGAGATTCTGCTGAGCGAGAAGGGCGAGGCGGCGGGCGGATTCATCGTCCGCACGGCGGCTGCCGGGGCTAGCGAGGAGGAGCTGCGCAGCGACCTGCGCTTCCTGCTGAACCTGTGGGCCGATATCAAGGCTCGGTCGGAGTCCAGCAAGTCTCCGGCGCTGATCTATCACGACCTTAACCTCGTCGAGCGGATTCTACGCGACCAGGTGACGGACACCTTCTCGGCCATCTGGGTCGATACCGAGACCGAGTACGAGCGCGTGCTTCGCTTCCTGCAGCGCTTCCAGCCCAGCCTGATCCGGCGCGTGAAGCTCTACACCAAGGAGACGCCGCTCTTTGAGCAGTTCGGCATCACGGAAGAGATCAACAAGGCTCTGCGGTCGAAGGTGTGGCTGAAGTCGGGTGGATCGATCGTCATCAACCAGACCGAGGCGCTGGTCGCCATCGACATCAACACCGGCAAGTACGTCGGCAAGACGGCGCGGCTCGAGGACACCATCGTCAAGACGAACCTCGATGCGATCCCTGAGATCGTGCGCCAGATCCGGCTGCGCGACCTGGGCGGCATCATCATCATCGACTTCATCGACATGGATGAGCGCAAGAACCGCAACAAGGTGATGGCGGCGCTTGAGGAGGAGCTGAAGTCCGACCGGGCTCCTTCGAAGGTGCTTCAGTTCAATGACTTCGGCCTGGTGGCGATCACGCGTAAGCGGGTCAAGCAGTCGCTGGAGCGCACGCTCTCGACGACGTGCAGCATCTGCGCGGGAACCGGCATGGTCAAGTCGCCGGTGACGGTGTGCAACGACATCTACATCGAGATGCGCAAGATGCACAAGCATCTGGATCGCGGCGACGTGATGTTGCGGGTGAACCCGGAGGTGGTCAAGCAGTTGAAGGCTCCGGGGACCAAGTGGTTGCAGGAGATGGAAGAGATGGTCGGCAAGACCATTCTGGTCAAGAGCGATCCGAGCCTGCATCCGGAGCAGTTCGACATCCACTAA